In a single window of the Luteibacter rhizovicinus DSM 16549 genome:
- a CDS encoding alpha-amylase family glycosyl hydrolase translates to MTQPLWWQDGVIYQIYPRSFADANGDGIGDLEGIRAKLGYLAELGIRALWISPVFPSPMADFGYDVSDYRGIDPLFGDIESMDGLIADAHALGLKVILDFVPNHTSDEHPWFRESRRSRDSAFRDWYLWRDPAPGGGPPNNWLSNFGGSAWAFDPVTGQYYLHLFLDRQPDLNWRNPVVREAMYDAIRFWLRRGVDGFRVDVLYHVMKDAQFRDNPINPAYRDGIDSEANRFLPVHTADLPEVLGIVTAMREVIDEFPERVLIGELYLPLERIVAYYGENLDGANLPFNFLLIGAPWEARYIASLVERYEAALPHGGWPNWVLGNHDKPRIASRVGDLQARVAAVLLLTLRGTPTMYYGDEIGMRDGLIAADQVRDPFELNEPGKGLGRDPQRTPMRWFPREGAGFTRGIPWLPIGDHLATCNVASEAEDHASLLSLYKTLLRLRRDSRALNVGRFQLLAVDDAVMVYERSDGDDRYVVALNFTDTERKLPVSCPGTLVLSTIPGLSLALLRAGEARIYRA, encoded by the coding sequence ATGACACAACCGCTGTGGTGGCAAGACGGCGTCATCTACCAGATTTACCCCCGCTCCTTCGCTGACGCCAACGGCGACGGCATCGGGGATCTCGAAGGCATCCGCGCCAAGCTCGGCTACCTCGCCGAACTGGGTATCCGCGCGTTGTGGATCTCGCCCGTCTTTCCCTCGCCGATGGCCGATTTCGGCTACGACGTCAGCGACTATCGGGGCATCGACCCCCTGTTCGGTGACATCGAGAGCATGGACGGTCTGATCGCTGACGCCCATGCCCTCGGTCTCAAGGTCATCCTCGACTTCGTACCGAACCACACCTCGGATGAACACCCGTGGTTTCGCGAAAGCCGCCGCTCGCGCGACAGCGCCTTCCGCGACTGGTACCTCTGGCGCGATCCCGCACCGGGCGGTGGTCCGCCGAACAACTGGCTATCCAATTTCGGCGGGAGCGCATGGGCGTTCGATCCGGTAACGGGCCAGTACTACCTGCATCTCTTCCTCGACAGGCAGCCCGATCTGAACTGGCGCAATCCCGTCGTCCGCGAAGCGATGTACGACGCCATTCGTTTCTGGCTCCGTCGCGGCGTGGATGGCTTCCGCGTGGACGTGCTCTACCACGTTATGAAGGACGCGCAGTTTCGCGACAACCCGATCAATCCCGCCTACCGCGATGGCATCGACTCCGAAGCGAATCGCTTCCTGCCCGTCCACACGGCCGACCTGCCGGAGGTGCTTGGCATCGTCACCGCCATGCGCGAGGTGATCGACGAGTTCCCCGAGCGTGTGTTGATCGGCGAGCTTTACCTGCCACTCGAGCGGATCGTCGCTTATTACGGTGAGAACCTCGACGGGGCGAACCTGCCGTTCAATTTCCTGCTGATCGGTGCGCCGTGGGAGGCGCGCTATATTGCCAGCCTGGTCGAGCGCTACGAGGCGGCGTTGCCGCACGGTGGCTGGCCCAACTGGGTCCTCGGTAATCATGACAAGCCGCGCATCGCCTCACGGGTGGGCGATCTGCAGGCGCGGGTCGCCGCCGTGCTGTTGCTGACCTTACGCGGCACACCGACGATGTATTACGGCGATGAAATCGGCATGCGCGACGGTCTGATCGCGGCGGATCAGGTGCGTGATCCCTTCGAGCTCAACGAGCCCGGCAAAGGCCTCGGTCGCGATCCGCAGCGCACGCCGATGCGTTGGTTTCCTCGCGAAGGCGCGGGCTTCACACGTGGCATCCCGTGGTTGCCGATCGGCGATCATCTCGCCACCTGCAATGTCGCGAGCGAGGCGGAAGATCACGCCTCCTTGTTGTCGCTCTACAAGACGCTGCTTCGCCTGCGTCGTGACAGTCGCGCCCTCAACGTCGGCCGCTTCCAGCTGCTGGCCGTCGATGACGCGGTGATGGTGTACGAGCGCAGCGACGGTGACGATCGCTATGTCGTCGCGCTCAACTTCACCGATACCGAGCGCAAGTTGCCCGTGTCGTGCCCGGGAACGCTGGTGCTATCGACGATACCCGGCCTCTCACTGGCCCTGCTTCGCGCGGGTGAGGCACGGATCTACCGGGCCTGA